From a region of the Sminthopsis crassicaudata isolate SCR6 chromosome 6, ASM4859323v1, whole genome shotgun sequence genome:
- the OR8U3 gene encoding LOW QUALITY PROTEIN: olfactory receptor 8U3 (The sequence of the model RefSeq protein was modified relative to this genomic sequence to represent the inferred CDS: substituted 1 base at 1 genomic stop codon): MEXMAKFNFTQVTEFILKGITDRAELQAPLFVVFLVIYLVTVIGNLGLIILIRIDSRLHTPMYFFLSHLAFVDFCYSSAITPKMMVNFIVEKNTISFNACATQLGCFLTFMITECFLLASMAYDRYVAICNPLLYSVIMSQKVCIQLVAVPYIYSFLVALFHTIVTFQLTYCGPNVINHFYCDDLPLLALACSSTHIKEMLIFAFAGFDMICSSSIVLISYIFIIAAILRIRSTEGRLKAFSTCGSHMVAVTIFYGTLIFMYLQPKSSHSLDTDKMASVFYTVVIPMLNPLIYSLRNKEVKEALKKAQARGREALKMNSFMELRKIITKFL; this comes from the exons ATGgaataaatggcaaaatttaaCTTCACACAAGTGACTGAATTTATTCTCAAAGGGATCACAGATCGTGCTGAGCTCCAGGCTCCACTCTTTGTAGTTTTCTTAGTCATCTACCTAGTCACAGTGATAGGGAACCTTGGACTAATTATATTAATCAGGATTGATTCTAGACTTCATACTCCTATGTACTTCTTTCTTAGTCATTTAGCTTTTGTTGACTTCTGCTATTCCTCGGCCATCACACCTAAGATGATGGTAAATTTCAtagtggaaaaaaatactatttcattcAATGCTTGTGCAACCCAGTTAGGATGTTTTCTGACATTTATGATCACAGAGTGTTTCCTTTTAGCATCCATGGCCTATGACCGTTATGTAGCTATTTGTAATCCACTCCTTTACTCAGTCATTATGTCTCAGAAAGTTTGCATTCAGTTAGTGGCTGTTCCCTATATATACAGTTTTTTGGTTGCATTGTTCCATACCATTGTCACATTCCAATTAACTTACTGCGGCCCCAATGTCATCAATCATTTTTATTGTGATGACCTTCCTCTCTTGGCTCTGGCCTGCTCAAGCACCCACATAAAAGAGATGTTGATATTTGCCTTTGCTGGATTTGACATGATTTGTTCTTCATCAATTGTCCTCATCTCCTATATTTTCATCATTGCTGCTATCTTGCGTATCCGTTCCACAGAGGGCAGACTCAAAGCTTTCTCCACCTGTGGCTCCCATATGGTGGCTGTCACCATTTTCTATGGCACATTGATCTTTATGTACCTACAGCCCAAATCGAGCCACTCTCTGGACACAGACAAAATGGCATCAGTCTTTTACACAGTGGTGATTCCCATGTTGAACCCTCTAATCTATAGTTTAAGAAACAAAGAGGTAAAAGAGGCCCTGAAGAAAGCTCAAGCTAGAGGACGTGAAGCATTAAAAAT GAATTCTTTTATGGagctaagaaaaataataacaaaattcctttga